The Tolypothrix sp. PCC 7712 region CGTTTCCAGATGCCAGTTTTGATGTAGTTTGGTCAATCGAAGCAGGCCCCCACATGCCCGATAAAGCCGTTTTTGCCAGAGAATTAATACGGGTGCTAAAGCCTGGTGGAATTTTGGTTGTCGCTGACTGGAATCAAAGGGATGACCGCCAAAAGCCGCTAAATTTCTGGGAGAAACCAGTAATGCGACAACTGCTAGATCAGTGGTCTCATCCAGCTTTTTCTAGCATTGAGGGATTCTCCGAACTGTTGGCAGCTACAGGATTAGTGGAAGGAGAGGTAATTACGGCTGATTGGACGCAAGCAACCCTTCCTTCTTGGTTAGATTCGATTTGGCAAGGAGTGGTTCGCCCAAGCGGATTTCTGCGTTTTGGACTGTCTGGTTTCATCAAATCTGTGCGCGAAGTGCCGACGTTTTTATTGATGCGTTTAGCCTTTGGTGCAGGACTGTGCCGATTTGGAATGTTCCGTGCTGTGCGGGCAAATTCACGTACAGAATTGAGGGATAGAAACTTTGTTCAGGAAAATCCCTCAAGTTTAGTTGGGTAGCGATACTTGCGGTGGGCTGCGTCTACGCATGATGACTAATGCGTGAGTTCTCAGCAATCACCCCATCACAAAATCTATCTAATACATGATATCTGCGTAAAACTTCTTTTTTGTAATCGCTCCTTTAATCAACAAACAACTTATTTATATGCACAAAATTCCCGTCACAGTCATTACAGGATTTCTCGGCGCAGGCAAAACTACGTTAATTCGTCACTTACTGCAAAACAACGAAGGACGACGGATTGCTGTTTTGGTAAATGAATTTGGGGAAATGGGCATTGATGGCGAACTATTGCGTGATTGCCGAGTTTGTGATGATGAAGAAGACCCCAACAGTAATATTGTGGAACTCACCAACGGTTGCTTGTGCTGCACAGTGCAAGAGGAATTCTTACCAGCAATGCAAGAATTACTCAAGCGACGCGATCGCCTAGACTGTATGTTGATTGAAACCTCTGGACTAGCATTACCAAAACCATTGGTGCAAGCATTTCGCTGGCCAGAGATTCGCACAGGTGCTACAGTGGACGGCGTAATCACTGTGGTGGATTGCGAAGCCTTAGCCAGCGATCGATATGTAGGCGATTTAGCAGCCCTCTTAGCCCAGCGACAAGCCGACTCTAGCCTAGAACACGAAACACCGATTGAGGAATTGTTTGAAGATCAGCTAGCTTGTGCTGACTTGGTGTTGCTGACTAAAAGCGATCGCGTTGACGAACAAACCCAAGTGAGAGTGCAGGATTGGTTAAAGCAGAACTTACCTCCTGGTGTAAAAGTCATTCCTTGCCAGGATGGTAAAATCAGTAGCAATTTATTACTCGGTTTTAACGCTGCGGTAGAAGATAACTTAGATAGTCGTCCCAGTCACCACGATACTGAAGAAGACCACGAACATGATGACGGGATTAATGCAGTGCAACTAATATTAGACCAAGCATTTGAGCCGTCTTTTTTGGTTAAACGTTTGCAAACATTAGTGCAACAGCAAGAAATTTATCGAATTAAGGGATTTGTAGCAGTTCCGAACAAAGCCATGCGTTTAGTATTACAAGGTGTCGGTAATCGATTTGACTACTTTTACGACCGTCCTTGGCAAAACAGCGAACTCCGTCAAACGCGATTAGTGTTAATTGGTCGAGAACTGGATCGAGTTCGTATTGAGTCAGTGGTGTTGGGGGAGGAAGTCGGTGCGACCATCTAATTGTGTTTGGCAAGGAAATTTTGGCTACTGGCAAAACAGCTTTATCCATAACAATATATTGGTAATCGGTTACACAGCATGGAAAGGATTTCAGTCATTTGGGCGGGGAGTTGTCTTATGTGATGTAGATATTCAAGTGACTCATCCTACAATTACGAGCCTGGATACAGTTAAGTTCACCCTGCAATTTCTCCCCTTGAATTTGATTGGATTTTACCTGCAAACATTTCAGGATAGCGGATTGATATCACAATCAATCTGTTCATCCATGATTTCATCAATTTCCCCAACAGTTGCAACATACAATCCCTATCAAGATATTCTTTTGGTGCTAAAGGCTGAACATCAAATTGAAGTTAATTTTTTACACAAACTAAAAATTACTCCACCTGATTGCTACGAACAAGTTTGCACGCGTTGGTCAGAATTTAAACCAAGCCTAATACCCTAGAAAGTACACAGTATTTTTAAAAGTAGGAGTATAATCGATTGCTATCTCTCCGCCAAGTAGTTATTAAATATATAAAAACAGGAAAAATCTCCTGTTTGGGTATCAAATTAATGGAAGAAATACAAGGGAAAAAATTCCGCATTCCCCTACTAAGTCGAGAGAAAATTAACTTTAATTGCCAACCTACTTCTAGGACAATTGCATGAATAAATTTCTGACAAATTTAACAACTAAATCCGCAGCTTTGATGTCTCTAGCTTCATTGGTCATGACCAATAAAGTGACCACAGCTGGTCAGCCAGTAAATCCCCAACCAGTAGACCGTCCTGATGCTGCTACTACACCAGTATCCGCATCAGACCAAAGAGCTTGTGCCAGACATCCGAAACTCGGTAAATTTTTCTGCGCTCACGCTGAACAATTATCTCATCTGCAAAAAGGCGTAGCAGAGATTGATGTTACTGATGAGAACAGCGAGAAGGCATTACTTGGAGTTACAGATGCAGAAAGCGATGCTGCTGTAGCTATGTTTGGTTGTGATTGTGCTGCATCGATAAATTGTTTACGCCGCTTGCGGAATAGCCTCCCATAGAATCTTATTTCCTAAGTTTTTCATCTTGGGAAAAGCAGGGGATAGGAGGAAAATTATTTCTCTCTCCCCTTACTATTTTACAGATTTCTGCTCGGAAATTTAAGGTGCAATAAAATTGTTTATATCAAACTTAAATAATATGAAACGTCGTGATTTTATTACTTGTTTTGGTTTGGGTTATGTAGCAAGTAGCTTACCTGCAAAAGTTGTAGCTTCTGCTCCAGAAACTACAGCAATATCATCAACTTCTGGAGATTGGCAACCAGTAGGAACAGTTGCCCAATTGGATAAAACTGGTCAGCTATTAAATGAAAACTCACCGGTTGGTTCTGTATTGGTAATTGGTACTTCTAAAAGCAAAAATCTAGTGGCTGTGAACCCTACCTGCACTCACATGGGTTGCACCGTAGAGTGGCTTGCAGAAGAAAAGATATTTTTATGCCCTTGTCATGCTTCCGAATTTGCTGCCAATGGCAATGTACAAATGGGGCCAGCTACAAAACCACTATCAAATTACGAGACAAAAATAGAAGGCAATTTAGTTATTGTAAAACGTAATTCATAATTTGTAATTAATAATCTCAGGTTTGATTTGGGGCTTTAAGTGTTCACTAAAATTATTATGTAGCAATTTGCAAATAGTAATACCTTAGTTAATCAAACGACAAAATTAACACACTGATATTGCTGGGAATATTAAGCATGAATTTGTCACTGTTTCTACCAATTTATAAATGCAAAAACCAAAACTAATAAATATTTCCAAAGCGACTCGTTACCAAAATGCGGCGATAGATTATTACATGGGACTTACAAATTCCTCCTATCTCCATTACGGGTATTGGGAGCCACTACCTACTGTAGGTGAGGAATTGACTCTAACTCGTCTGCGTGCGGCTCAAGAAGCTTATGCAGCCAAGCTTTTTAGTTTTATTCCAGAGGGTGTAAAAACTGTGCTGGATGTCGGTTGCGGGATTGGTGGGAATGCAGTGTATTTACGCGATCGCGGTTTCATTGTTGAGGGATTAGCACCTGACACACTCCAGCAAGAAAAGTTTATCAAGAATACCAACTCTCAAGTACCTTTCTATTTAACGAGATTTGAAGATTTTCACACCTCAAACTCCTACGATTTAGTTCTGTTGAGTGAAAGCAGTCAATATATTGCTGCTCTCGATTTAGCTCAAGGTGCGGCTCGTTTACTGGATAGCGGTGGCTACTTGCTGCTTGCAGACATGATGCGTTTTGATGCCGAATACCGAGAAGGTATTTTTTCTAATTGTCATGTCGCCAGCGAACTCCAAGCGGCGTTAGAACAGTCTGGATTCAAGTTAATCAAGACTGAGGACATTTCCAGCCATATTGCGCCAACGATTGACTTGTGTGTTGATAAGTTCCGTACTTTTGGGCTAACTACTATTAAATATATTGCAGATTTGGTGGCGATCGCACTCCCACCATTATACGCGATCGGATGTTGGGTATTTAAGCGTTGGCTAGAAAAGCCAATTGCTGAAGGTTTAGCAGCACGCACTATTTTTGAAAACCATCTGTGTTATTCCATTCAAC contains the following coding sequences:
- a CDS encoding methyltransferase domain-containing protein; the encoded protein is MSTLLVYFVIGSLIVLLIGIAAYFVTARKYQSSATVANSYDQWTLDGILEFYWGEHIHLGHYGSPPRRKDFLAAKSDFVHEMVKWGGLDKLPPGTTVLDVGCGIGGSSRILARDYGFAVTGITISPQQVKRAQELTPQELNAQFAVDDAMALSFPDASFDVVWSIEAGPHMPDKAVFARELIRVLKPGGILVVADWNQRDDRQKPLNFWEKPVMRQLLDQWSHPAFSSIEGFSELLAATGLVEGEVITADWTQATLPSWLDSIWQGVVRPSGFLRFGLSGFIKSVREVPTFLLMRLAFGAGLCRFGMFRAVRANSRTELRDRNFVQENPSSLVG
- the cobW gene encoding cobalamin biosynthesis protein CobW — protein: MHKIPVTVITGFLGAGKTTLIRHLLQNNEGRRIAVLVNEFGEMGIDGELLRDCRVCDDEEDPNSNIVELTNGCLCCTVQEEFLPAMQELLKRRDRLDCMLIETSGLALPKPLVQAFRWPEIRTGATVDGVITVVDCEALASDRYVGDLAALLAQRQADSSLEHETPIEELFEDQLACADLVLLTKSDRVDEQTQVRVQDWLKQNLPPGVKVIPCQDGKISSNLLLGFNAAVEDNLDSRPSHHDTEEDHEHDDGINAVQLILDQAFEPSFLVKRLQTLVQQQEIYRIKGFVAVPNKAMRLVLQGVGNRFDYFYDRPWQNSELRQTRLVLIGRELDRVRIESVVLGEEVGATI
- a CDS encoding ubiquinol-cytochrome c reductase iron-sulfur subunit encodes the protein MKRRDFITCFGLGYVASSLPAKVVASAPETTAISSTSGDWQPVGTVAQLDKTGQLLNENSPVGSVLVIGTSKSKNLVAVNPTCTHMGCTVEWLAEEKIFLCPCHASEFAANGNVQMGPATKPLSNYETKIEGNLVIVKRNS
- a CDS encoding class I SAM-dependent DNA methyltransferase, which codes for MQKPKLINISKATRYQNAAIDYYMGLTNSSYLHYGYWEPLPTVGEELTLTRLRAAQEAYAAKLFSFIPEGVKTVLDVGCGIGGNAVYLRDRGFIVEGLAPDTLQQEKFIKNTNSQVPFYLTRFEDFHTSNSYDLVLLSESSQYIAALDLAQGAARLLDSGGYLLLADMMRFDAEYREGIFSNCHVASELQAALEQSGFKLIKTEDISSHIAPTIDLCVDKFRTFGLTTIKYIADLVAIALPPLYAIGCWVFKRWLEKPIAEGLAARTIFENHLCYSIQLWQLTKGV